A region from the Pseudomonas sp. KU26590 genome encodes:
- the recC gene encoding exodeoxyribonuclease V subunit gamma gives MPVTSNLNPGFMVVHGNRLDELRGLVVSWMRRYPLTPLENEVALVQSNGIAQWLKLALAEDAQDDDQGGCGIAAAIDVQLPGSFMWQLYRAVLGKAEIPETSLLDKAPLTWRLMRLLPGLINQPHFEPLQRFLTADTDLRKRYQLSERLADLFDQYQVYRADWLEDWAAGTHQLRTGRGEAKPLKPENCWQAELWRALLHDVGAEGMAQSRAGVHQRYIQRINSLTEAPAGLPARVIVFGISSLPAQALEALAGLARFSQVLLCVHNPCRHHWADIVADKDLLRHEYKRQSRKPGMPVVLNPDALHQHAHPLLAAWGKQGRDYINLLDSHDDPNSYRSIFRDGRIDLFSESEPTTLLNQLQDDILELRPLSETREVWPPVDIKTDRSIRFHVAHSAQREVEVLHDQLLARFSKDPDLRPRDVIVMVPDIDSYAPHIRAVFGQLDRDDRRFIPFTLADQGKRGRDPLLIAVEHLLKIPDSRFPVSEILDLLDVPALRARFGIDERDLPTLHRWIEGAGVRWGLNAKQREGLGLPEQLEQNSWHFGLRRMLLGYAVGAGAAYDGIQPYDEIGGLDAALIGPLVSLIDALQVAHNELSQPATPAKWGARLQAIMQLFFMADSEHDDYLLSQLETLRETWLQTCETVGLDEELPLTVVREAWLAGLDQGRLSQRFLAGSVNFCTLMPMRAIPFKIVCLLGMNDGDYPRAQPPLDFDLMGSDYRPGDRSRREDDRYLLLEALLSGRDQLYISWVGRSIRDNSERPASVLIGQLRDHLSSGWRLADAIEPEDDKKRDPGQQLLHKLTVEHPLQPFSAKYFQESPEFFSFAREWQVLHEAVIEAGETKALRKHQQEEPLSLMQLQDFLRNPVKHFFSQRLKIFFEVAEAPLADEEPFVLDALERYGLSDSLLQAALTDPEHIQESLHAQATRLQASGLLPMAGFGTLLQDELIEPLPDLVARYHELLIRWPVRLHSALPVSYQHQGVELDGWVDGLYQNPQNQLLAITAIPNAIASKKTRKWHRLTKPWVNHLVACACDLPLTTALVASDETLLLPPLDKDTATRTLNDLLLAWHQGMQRPLPIAVKTAFAWLGQNDEIKAEAAARKAYEGDGQNSKGERAESTALARQFPDFDALLASEEFVGWCEALYKPIFEAPWQALSREEAGA, from the coding sequence ATGCCGGTGACATCCAATCTCAACCCCGGGTTTATGGTGGTCCATGGGAATCGCCTGGATGAGCTGCGTGGCCTTGTGGTGTCATGGATGCGGCGTTACCCACTGACGCCCCTTGAAAACGAAGTGGCGTTAGTACAGAGCAACGGTATTGCTCAATGGCTGAAGCTCGCTTTGGCAGAAGATGCACAGGACGATGATCAAGGGGGTTGTGGCATCGCCGCTGCGATCGATGTGCAGCTCCCTGGCAGCTTCATGTGGCAGTTGTATCGTGCGGTGTTGGGCAAGGCCGAGATTCCAGAAACCTCGTTGCTGGATAAAGCGCCCCTGACCTGGCGATTGATGCGACTGCTCCCCGGCCTGATCAACCAGCCACACTTCGAGCCGCTGCAGCGATTCCTGACCGCCGACACCGACCTGCGCAAGCGCTACCAGCTGTCCGAGCGGCTCGCTGACCTGTTCGACCAATATCAGGTGTACCGCGCCGACTGGCTGGAAGATTGGGCTGCTGGCACGCATCAACTCAGAACCGGCCGGGGAGAGGCAAAGCCGCTGAAACCAGAGAACTGCTGGCAAGCCGAACTGTGGCGTGCGCTGCTCCATGATGTTGGGGCAGAGGGGATGGCCCAGAGCCGGGCCGGCGTGCATCAGCGTTACATACAACGGATCAACAGCCTGACGGAGGCGCCGGCCGGTTTGCCGGCGCGAGTGATCGTGTTCGGTATCTCCTCACTGCCCGCCCAGGCATTGGAGGCGCTTGCCGGGCTGGCTCGTTTCAGCCAGGTCCTGCTCTGCGTTCACAACCCTTGCCGCCATCACTGGGCAGACATCGTGGCTGACAAGGATCTCCTGCGTCACGAATACAAACGCCAATCGCGCAAGCCGGGCATGCCGGTGGTGTTGAACCCTGATGCATTGCACCAGCACGCTCACCCGTTGCTGGCTGCGTGGGGCAAGCAGGGTCGTGATTACATCAATTTGCTCGACAGCCATGACGATCCGAACAGCTACCGCTCGATCTTTCGCGACGGGCGCATCGACCTGTTCAGCGAGAGCGAGCCCACGACCCTCCTGAATCAGCTCCAGGACGATATCCTTGAGCTGCGCCCTTTGAGCGAGACCCGCGAAGTCTGGCCGCCCGTAGACATAAAGACCGACCGCTCGATTCGCTTTCATGTAGCCCACAGTGCCCAGCGCGAAGTGGAGGTGCTGCATGATCAATTGCTCGCGCGCTTCAGCAAGGATCCGGACCTTCGTCCTCGGGACGTCATCGTCATGGTGCCGGACATCGACAGCTACGCTCCTCATATTCGCGCGGTGTTCGGCCAGCTGGATCGTGACGATCGCCGCTTTATCCCCTTCACCCTCGCAGACCAGGGCAAACGTGGTCGCGATCCGTTGCTGATCGCCGTCGAGCACTTGTTGAAGATTCCGGACAGTCGATTCCCGGTCAGTGAAATCCTCGATCTGCTGGACGTTCCCGCACTGCGCGCGCGCTTTGGCATTGATGAGCGAGATCTTCCAACCCTGCACCGCTGGATCGAAGGTGCGGGTGTTCGATGGGGTCTCAACGCCAAGCAGCGTGAAGGACTGGGGCTGCCGGAACAGCTTGAGCAGAACAGCTGGCATTTTGGTCTGCGTCGCATGTTGCTTGGGTACGCCGTCGGTGCGGGTGCGGCCTACGATGGCATTCAGCCCTATGACGAAATCGGCGGGCTGGATGCGGCCCTGATTGGCCCGCTAGTGTCCCTGATCGACGCCCTGCAGGTGGCTCACAATGAACTCTCCCAACCCGCGACGCCCGCGAAGTGGGGCGCGCGGCTTCAGGCGATCATGCAGCTGTTTTTCATGGCCGACAGTGAGCACGACGACTACCTGTTGAGTCAGCTCGAAACACTGCGTGAAACCTGGCTGCAGACCTGCGAGACCGTCGGCCTGGATGAAGAATTACCTTTGACGGTTGTGCGTGAAGCCTGGCTGGCCGGGCTGGATCAGGGCCGATTGTCCCAGCGTTTTCTGGCCGGTTCGGTCAACTTCTGCACGCTGATGCCGATGCGTGCCATTCCGTTCAAGATCGTCTGTTTGCTGGGCATGAATGACGGCGATTACCCCCGAGCGCAGCCGCCGCTGGATTTCGATCTGATGGGCAGCGACTACCGGCCCGGCGACCGTTCTCGACGTGAGGATGATCGTTATCTTTTACTCGAAGCGCTGCTGTCCGGCCGTGATCAGCTGTACATCAGCTGGGTCGGGCGCAGCATTCGCGATAATTCTGAGCGGCCAGCTTCGGTGCTCATCGGGCAACTGCGTGATCATCTGTCCAGCGGTTGGCGGCTGGCCGATGCCATCGAGCCCGAGGACGATAAAAAGCGTGATCCGGGTCAACAGTTGCTGCACAAACTTACCGTCGAACATCCGCTGCAGCCGTTCAGTGCCAAGTACTTCCAGGAGAGCCCGGAGTTCTTCAGCTTTGCCCGCGAGTGGCAGGTGCTGCACGAAGCCGTCATCGAAGCAGGCGAAACAAAAGCGCTGCGAAAGCACCAGCAGGAAGAGCCCTTGAGCCTGATGCAGTTGCAGGATTTTCTGCGCAATCCGGTCAAGCACTTCTTCAGTCAGCGCTTGAAGATATTCTTTGAAGTCGCCGAAGCGCCTTTGGCGGACGAGGAGCCTTTCGTGCTCGACGCGCTTGAGCGTTATGGCCTCAGCGACAGCCTGTTGCAAGCGGCGCTCACTGACCCCGAGCACATTCAGGAATCGCTACATGCTCAAGCGACGCGCTTGCAGGCTAGCGGCTTGCTGCCGATGGCCGGGTTCGGCACGTTGTTGCAGGATGAACTGATCGAGCCGCTGCCCGACCTCGTCGCCCGTTATCACGAATTGCTGATTCGCTGGCCTGTGCGGTTGCACAGCGCGCTGCCGGTCAGTTATCAGCATCAGGGCGTCGAGCTCGATGGCTGGGTCGATGGGCTTTATCAGAACCCTCAGAACCAGTTACTCGCGATCACCGCTATTCCCAATGCAATCGCCAGCAAGAAGACGCGCAAGTGGCATCGTCTGACCAAGCCGTGGGTAAACCACCTGGTGGCCTGCGCGTGCGATCTGCCATTGACCACGGCGCTGGTGGCCAGCGACGAAACCCTCTTGCTGCCGCCGCTGGACAAGGACACTGCCACGCGCACCCTCAACGATCTGCTGCTCGCCTGGCATCAAGGCATGCAGCGACCGCTGCCGATTGCGGTGAAGACGGCATTTGCCTGGCTGGGCCAGAACGATGAAATCAAAGCTGAAGCTGCCGCGCGCAAGGCCTATGAAGGCGATGGCCAGAACAGCAAGGGTGAGCGTGCCGAAAGCACTGCGCTGGCGCGTCAGTTCCCGGACTTCGATGCGTTGCTGGCCAGCGAGGAATTTGTGGGCTGGTGCGAGGCGTTGTACAAACCGATTTTTGAAGCGCCCTGGCAGGCTCTTTCTCGCGAGGAGGCCGGCGCATGA
- a CDS encoding aspartate aminotransferase family protein: MNMPESSDMSLASQLKLDAHWMPYTANRNFHRDPRLIVAAEGSYLTDDKGRKIYDGLSGLWTCGAGHTRKEIQEAVSRQLGTLDYSPGFQFGHPLSFQLAEKITDLTPGKLNHVFYTDSGSECADTAVKMVRAYWRLKGQATKTKMIGRARGYHGVNIAGTSLGGVNGNRKMFGQLMDVDHLPHTLLASNAYSRGMPEQGGIALADEMLKLIELHDASNIAAVIVEPMAGSAGVIVPPQGYLKRLREICDLHNILLIFDEVITGFGRTGSMFGADSFGVTPDLMCIAKQITNGAIPMGAVIASTEIYQTFMSQPTPEYAVEFPHGYTYSAHPVACAAGLAALEIIQRENLVQQVAETAPHFESYLHALRGSKNVVDIRNYGLAGAIQIAPRDGDVIVRPFETAMKLWKAGFYVRFGGDTLQFGPTFNSKPEDLDRMFDAVGQALNQID, translated from the coding sequence ATGAATATGCCCGAATCGTCCGACATGTCTCTGGCGAGCCAGCTCAAACTTGACGCCCACTGGATGCCCTACACGGCGAACCGAAACTTCCACCGTGATCCACGGCTGATCGTCGCCGCCGAAGGCAGCTATCTCACGGACGACAAGGGCCGCAAAATCTATGACGGTCTGTCGGGGCTTTGGACCTGTGGGGCAGGGCATACGCGCAAGGAGATCCAGGAAGCGGTATCCCGCCAGCTGGGTACGCTGGACTACTCGCCAGGATTCCAGTTCGGACACCCGCTGTCGTTCCAGCTGGCTGAAAAGATCACCGATCTGACACCCGGCAAGCTGAATCACGTCTTTTATACCGACTCTGGATCGGAGTGCGCTGACACTGCGGTCAAGATGGTCCGCGCTTACTGGCGTCTAAAGGGCCAGGCGACCAAAACCAAGATGATCGGCCGCGCCCGTGGCTATCATGGCGTGAACATCGCCGGCACCAGCCTGGGTGGCGTCAACGGCAACCGCAAGATGTTCGGGCAATTGATGGACGTCGATCATCTGCCGCATACGCTGCTCGCCAGCAACGCCTACTCACGGGGCATGCCGGAGCAGGGCGGCATTGCGCTGGCCGATGAAATGCTCAAGCTGATCGAACTGCACGACGCATCGAACATCGCAGCGGTGATTGTTGAGCCCATGGCGGGTTCTGCGGGCGTGATAGTCCCGCCGCAGGGTTATCTCAAGCGTCTGCGTGAAATCTGCGATCTGCACAACATCCTGCTGATTTTCGATGAGGTCATTACCGGCTTCGGCCGAACCGGTTCGATGTTCGGCGCCGACAGCTTCGGCGTGACGCCGGACCTGATGTGCATTGCCAAGCAGATCACCAACGGTGCGATCCCGATGGGGGCAGTCATTGCCAGCACCGAGATCTACCAGACGTTCATGAGTCAGCCGACGCCTGAATACGCCGTGGAGTTTCCCCATGGCTACACCTATTCAGCGCACCCCGTTGCTTGCGCCGCCGGCCTTGCCGCGCTGGAGATCATTCAGCGAGAGAATCTGGTGCAGCAAGTGGCTGAAACTGCGCCCCATTTCGAAAGCTATTTGCATGCTTTGAGGGGCAGCAAGAATGTCGTCGATATTCGTAATTACGGGCTCGCGGGCGCCATTCAGATTGCGCCGCGGGACGGTGACGTCATTGTGCGGCCCTTTGAAACGGCCATGAAGCTATGGAAGGCGGGTTTCTATGTGCGCTTCGGCGGCGACACCCTGCAGTTCGGCCCGACCTTCAACAGCAAGCCGGAAGACCTCGACCGCATGTTTGACGCGGTGGGCCAGGCCCTGAATCAAATCGACTGA
- a CDS encoding LysR family transcriptional regulator: MSTRRNDPLAQVSDFDIRLLRIFRSVVEAGGFSAAESALGIGRSAISQQMSDLEQRLGLRLCQRGRAGFSLTEEGREVYQSSLQLLSALESFRTEVNGLHRHLRGELNIGLTDNLVTLPHMRITHALSHLKERGPDVHINIRMIAPNEVEQGVLDGSLHVGVVPQASALSGLEYQPLYSERSLLYCAVGHPLFYVEDAQLDDDRLSAQETIAPTFRLPSEIQAHYQALKCTASASDREGMAFLILTGRYIGYLPDHYASLWVQQGRLRALKPTARFYDVSLVTVTRKGRRPHLVLESFLESLAATR, encoded by the coding sequence ATGAGCACCCGCCGTAACGACCCTCTGGCGCAAGTCAGCGATTTTGATATTCGTCTGTTGCGCATCTTTCGTAGCGTGGTGGAGGCCGGCGGCTTTTCGGCAGCGGAAAGCGCGCTGGGTATCGGTCGCTCCGCCATCAGTCAGCAGATGAGTGATCTGGAGCAACGCTTGGGACTGCGTCTTTGCCAACGAGGTCGTGCGGGGTTTTCCCTTACGGAGGAAGGCCGTGAGGTCTATCAGTCATCACTGCAGTTACTGAGCGCCCTCGAGAGTTTTCGTACGGAGGTGAATGGTCTTCACCGACACCTGCGCGGCGAACTGAACATCGGACTGACGGACAATCTCGTCACACTCCCCCATATGCGGATCACCCACGCGCTGTCCCATCTGAAAGAACGTGGCCCGGACGTGCACATCAATATCCGCATGATCGCGCCAAACGAAGTCGAGCAGGGTGTGCTCGATGGCAGCTTGCACGTTGGCGTCGTACCCCAGGCCAGCGCCCTGTCGGGACTGGAATATCAGCCGCTTTATAGCGAGCGTTCGCTGCTGTATTGCGCCGTCGGACACCCGTTGTTTTACGTAGAAGATGCGCAACTGGATGACGATCGGCTGTCCGCGCAGGAGACGATCGCTCCGACGTTTCGTCTGCCGAGTGAAATCCAGGCGCACTATCAGGCGCTGAAATGCACCGCGAGTGCGTCGGACCGGGAAGGCATGGCGTTTCTGATTCTGACGGGGCGTTACATTGGCTACCTACCCGATCATTACGCCAGCCTTTGGGTGCAACAGGGCCGGCTGCGCGCGCTGAAGCCCACGGCGCGGTTCTATGATGTGAGCCTTGTGACCGTCACGCGCAAAGGCCGCCGCCCCCATTTGGTGCTGGAAAGTTTTCTGGAGAGTCTGGCTGCTACACGATGA
- a CDS encoding uracil-xanthine permease family protein gives MQPEAPDNNDLIYGLNDRPRPAPAILAAIQHVLAAFVGIITPPLIIGSALGLGAYMPYLISMALMVSGVGTFIQARRPFGIGAGMICLQGTSFAFLGAVLSAGFMVKQRGGSPEDIMAMVFGVCFFGAVVQIVLSRFIGQLRRVITPLVTGIVITLIGVSLIKVGVTDLGGGFNAPDFGEPVNLALGVFVLAVIIALNRSSAPWLRLSAIIIGLAVGSIAAWFSGKLVPHSIADLALVSIPVPFRFGFSFDWAAFLPVALIYLISSIETVGDLTANCMLSREPIKGPSYIARLKGGVLGDGVSCMIAATFSAFPNTTFAQNNGVIQLTGVASRYVGLYIGAILFLLGLFPMIGAILQQIPKPVLGGATLVMFGSVAAAGVRILAQAPLDRRSMLIIATSFGVGLGIAAQPTLLHHLPQWVQSLFDSAITSGGLTAIVMCLVLPEAKQSSEAKKTTGESLEH, from the coding sequence ATGCAGCCTGAAGCGCCAGACAATAACGACCTCATCTATGGCCTCAACGACCGGCCGCGCCCCGCGCCAGCGATCCTGGCGGCAATCCAGCATGTGCTCGCTGCCTTCGTGGGCATTATCACGCCGCCACTGATTATCGGATCGGCGCTAGGCCTCGGTGCTTACATGCCTTATCTGATCAGCATGGCGCTGATGGTCTCTGGGGTGGGCACGTTCATTCAGGCGCGCCGGCCGTTCGGTATCGGCGCCGGCATGATTTGCCTGCAAGGCACCAGTTTCGCGTTTCTCGGCGCGGTACTGTCGGCAGGTTTTATGGTCAAGCAGCGCGGTGGCAGCCCGGAGGACATCATGGCGATGGTGTTCGGTGTGTGTTTCTTCGGCGCCGTCGTGCAGATTGTGCTGAGCCGTTTCATCGGCCAGTTGCGTCGGGTGATCACGCCGCTGGTCACCGGCATCGTCATCACGCTGATCGGCGTCAGCTTGATCAAGGTCGGCGTGACTGATCTGGGAGGCGGCTTCAACGCCCCGGACTTCGGCGAGCCGGTCAATCTGGCCCTCGGCGTTTTCGTGCTGGCAGTGATCATCGCGCTCAACCGTTCGAGCGCGCCCTGGTTGCGCCTGTCGGCCATTATTATCGGGCTCGCAGTCGGCAGCATTGCAGCCTGGTTCAGCGGCAAGCTCGTGCCTCACTCCATTGCCGACCTTGCGCTGGTCAGCATTCCTGTGCCCTTTCGCTTCGGATTCAGCTTCGACTGGGCCGCGTTCCTGCCGGTCGCGCTGATTTATCTGATCAGCAGTATCGAAACCGTCGGTGACCTCACCGCCAACTGCATGCTCTCCCGGGAACCCATCAAGGGCCCAAGCTACATCGCTCGGTTGAAGGGCGGTGTATTGGGCGACGGGGTCAGTTGCATGATCGCGGCGACTTTCAGCGCATTCCCCAATACCACTTTCGCGCAGAACAACGGTGTGATTCAGCTCACCGGCGTCGCCAGCCGGTATGTGGGCCTGTACATCGGAGCGATCCTGTTTCTGCTAGGACTGTTCCCGATGATAGGTGCGATTCTTCAGCAGATTCCGAAACCGGTGCTTGGCGGCGCGACATTGGTGATGTTCGGCAGCGTCGCAGCGGCAGGCGTACGGATACTCGCGCAAGCGCCGCTGGATCGCCGCAGCATGTTGATCATCGCCACCTCTTTCGGTGTAGGACTGGGCATCGCGGCGCAACCGACGCTGCTGCATCATTTGCCACAGTGGGTGCAGAGCCTGTTCGACTCGGCGATTACCAGCGGCGGGCTGACGGCCATCGTGATGTGCCTGGTGCTCCCGGAAGCCAAGCAATCGAGCGAAGCAAAAAAAACGACAGGGGAATCTCTTGAGCATTGA
- a CDS encoding TetR/AcrR family transcriptional regulator: MTLEVPAHSPSATKPASRIRQKNEEAILKAAEDEFARHGFKGTSMNTIAQNAGLPKANLHYYFTNKLGLYIAVLSNIIELWDSTFNNLSANDDPAQALTHYIRAKMEFSRRQPQASRIFAMEIISGGECLNQYFSQDYREWFQGRAAVFQAWIDAGKMDPVDPVHLIFLLWGSTQHYADFATQICQVTGRSKLTRQDMEAAGDNLIRIILKGCGLTPAL, from the coding sequence ATGACCCTCGAAGTCCCCGCTCACAGCCCCAGCGCCACCAAACCGGCCAGCCGCATTCGCCAGAAGAATGAAGAAGCGATCCTCAAGGCGGCCGAGGACGAATTCGCTCGGCATGGCTTCAAGGGCACCAGCATGAACACCATCGCGCAGAATGCCGGGTTGCCCAAAGCCAACTTGCACTATTACTTCACCAACAAGCTGGGGCTGTATATCGCGGTGCTGAGCAACATCATCGAGTTGTGGGACAGCACCTTTAACAACCTGAGCGCAAACGATGACCCGGCGCAGGCGCTGACGCACTACATACGCGCAAAGATGGAGTTCTCACGTCGCCAGCCACAAGCTTCGCGCATCTTCGCGATGGAGATCATCAGTGGCGGCGAATGCCTGAATCAGTATTTCAGCCAGGACTACCGCGAATGGTTTCAGGGCCGTGCCGCCGTTTTCCAGGCGTGGATCGACGCCGGGAAGATGGACCCGGTCGATCCGGTGCATCTGATTTTCCTGCTGTGGGGCAGCACTCAGCATTACGCTGACTTCGCCACCCAGATTTGCCAGGTCACCGGCCGTTCGAAACTGACCAGGCAAGACATGGAGGCCGCTGGGGATAACTTGATCCGCATCATTCTCAAAGGCTGCGGACTCACGCCTGCTTTATAA
- a CDS encoding IMPACT family protein, with protein sequence MPFTLTGPCEFREEIRKSRFITLAAPIDTPADAQVFIEQHSDLDATHNCWAWKLGAQYRSNDDGEPGGTAGRPILAAIDAQDFDRVVVLVIRWYGGIQLGTGGLARAYGGGANKCLQQADRVPLINRVSLQFDCSFSELVLIKLRVAELNGLVEDERFNANGVTLSIALGPEQIETLQRQLSDISRGRIVLQPPQ encoded by the coding sequence ATGCCTTTTACGCTCACCGGCCCCTGCGAGTTTCGCGAAGAGATTCGCAAGAGCCGCTTCATTACCCTCGCTGCCCCCATCGATACGCCTGCCGATGCTCAGGTGTTTATCGAGCAGCACAGTGATCTCGACGCCACCCACAATTGCTGGGCATGGAAGCTGGGCGCGCAGTACCGCAGCAACGACGATGGCGAACCGGGCGGCACCGCTGGGCGGCCGATACTCGCGGCCATTGATGCTCAGGATTTTGATCGGGTCGTCGTGCTGGTCATCCGCTGGTACGGCGGAATTCAACTGGGCACCGGCGGGCTCGCGAGGGCCTATGGCGGGGGCGCCAACAAATGCCTGCAGCAGGCTGATCGAGTGCCGTTGATCAACCGAGTGTCGTTGCAATTCGATTGCAGCTTTAGCGAGCTGGTGCTGATAAAGCTGCGAGTGGCCGAACTCAATGGGCTTGTGGAGGATGAGCGCTTCAACGCAAACGGCGTCACGCTCTCAATCGCTCTGGGCCCCGAGCAGATTGAAACCCTTCAACGCCAACTGTCCGATATCAGTCGCGGACGAATTGTCTTGCAGCCGCCGCAGTAA
- a CDS encoding SDR family oxidoreductase has product MSTPKTALIIGASRGLGLGLVKRLTELGWEVTATVRDAQKVDELKALPNVQLQTLDMDEQSSLEVLTHNLKGQTYDLLFVNAGVMGPMHPNPTDATAGELGQLFLTNAVAPIRLAKRFVDQIRPDTGVIAFMSSVLGSVTMPDAPEMALYKASKAALNSMTNTFVTQLGENKPTVLSMHPGWVRTAMGGEGADIDVETSVRGIVEQLERFAGKGGHHFVNYKGETIPW; this is encoded by the coding sequence ATGTCTACCCCTAAAACAGCCCTTATTATCGGCGCTTCACGCGGCCTTGGCCTTGGATTGGTGAAACGTCTAACGGAACTGGGCTGGGAAGTCACCGCCACTGTCCGCGATGCCCAAAAGGTCGACGAACTGAAAGCACTGCCGAATGTCCAGTTGCAGACACTGGACATGGATGAGCAATCTTCTCTGGAAGTCCTCACCCATAACCTCAAGGGCCAGACCTATGATCTGCTGTTCGTCAACGCCGGCGTGATGGGCCCGATGCATCCCAACCCCACAGACGCCACGGCCGGCGAACTGGGTCAGCTGTTTCTCACCAATGCGGTCGCGCCGATCCGCCTGGCCAAGCGCTTCGTTGACCAGATCCGTCCCGACACCGGTGTGATTGCGTTCATGAGTTCGGTGCTCGGCAGTGTCACCATGCCGGACGCGCCAGAGATGGCGTTGTACAAAGCCAGCAAAGCCGCGCTGAACTCAATGACCAACACCTTCGTGACGCAATTGGGCGAGAACAAACCCACCGTGCTGTCGATGCACCCCGGCTGGGTCCGTACGGCGATGGGCGGTGAAGGCGCCGACATCGACGTCGAAACCAGCGTGCGCGGGATTGTCGAGCAGCTTGAGCGGTTTGCAGGGAAAGGCGGTCATCACTTCGTGAACTACAAGGGTGAGACGATTCCCTGGTGA
- a CDS encoding 8-oxoguanine deaminase, which yields MPAIRTWLKNPLAVFTANDLDACGGLVVEGGVIVEMLARGQRPAQPCDHVFDAREHVLLPGLINTHHHFYQTLTRAWGPVVNQPLFPWLKTLYPVWARLTPEKLALASKVALTELLLSGCTTAADHHYLFPQGLENAIDVQVESVRELGMRAMLTRGSMTLGEVDGGLPPQQTVQQGQVILDDSVRLIETYHERGDGAQIQIALAPCSPFSVTTEIMAESAALAEKHDVRLHTHLAETLDEEDFCLQRFGLRTVDYLDSVGWLGPRTWLAHGIHFNSEEITRLGQAGTGVCHCPSSNMRLASGICPTLDLLAAGAPIGLGVDGSASNDASNMMLEAKQALYLQRLRYGAEKITPELALGWATKGSAQLLGRHDIGELAAGKQADLALFKLDELRFSGSHEPLSALLLCGADRADRVMIGGKWRVIDGQVEGLDLKGLITEHLQAAAELIRG from the coding sequence ATGCCCGCGATCCGTACCTGGTTGAAAAATCCCCTTGCCGTTTTCACGGCCAATGACCTCGATGCCTGTGGCGGCCTGGTGGTCGAAGGCGGGGTCATCGTTGAGATGCTCGCGCGGGGGCAACGGCCTGCGCAGCCCTGCGATCACGTGTTTGATGCGCGCGAGCATGTCTTGCTGCCCGGACTGATCAATACGCATCACCACTTTTATCAAACCCTTACCCGCGCCTGGGGCCCGGTGGTCAATCAGCCGTTATTCCCCTGGCTGAAAACCCTGTATCCAGTGTGGGCGCGGCTGACCCCTGAAAAACTCGCGCTGGCCAGCAAAGTCGCCCTGACCGAATTGCTGCTGTCAGGCTGTACCACCGCCGCCGACCATCATTATCTGTTCCCGCAGGGTCTGGAAAACGCCATTGATGTCCAGGTAGAAAGCGTCCGCGAACTGGGCATGCGCGCGATGCTGACGCGGGGTTCAATGACCTTGGGCGAAGTAGACGGCGGCTTGCCACCCCAGCAAACCGTCCAGCAGGGCCAGGTGATTCTCGATGACAGCGTGCGGTTGATCGAGACCTACCACGAGCGGGGTGACGGCGCGCAGATCCAGATTGCATTGGCGCCGTGCTCGCCGTTTTCGGTGACGACCGAGATCATGGCCGAAAGCGCGGCCCTCGCCGAAAAACACGACGTGCGTCTGCACACCCACCTGGCTGAAACGCTGGACGAAGAGGACTTCTGCCTGCAGCGCTTCGGCCTGCGCACGGTGGATTATCTGGACAGCGTCGGCTGGCTCGGGCCTCGCACATGGCTGGCCCACGGCATTCATTTCAACAGCGAGGAGATCACTCGCCTCGGTCAGGCGGGCACCGGGGTCTGTCATTGCCCGAGTTCGAATATGCGCCTTGCGTCAGGCATCTGCCCCACGCTCGACCTGCTTGCCGCGGGCGCGCCGATCGGTCTGGGTGTCGACGGCTCTGCGTCAAATGACGCCTCGAACATGATGCTTGAGGCCAAGCAGGCGCTTTACCTGCAGCGCCTGCGTTACGGGGCGGAAAAGATCACACCGGAACTGGCATTAGGCTGGGCGACCAAGGGCTCGGCGCAATTGCTGGGCCGACATGACATCGGCGAGTTGGCCGCGGGCAAGCAGGCTGATCTGGCGCTGTTCAAGCTGGACGAGTTGCGCTTCTCCGGCAGTCACGAGCCGCTCTCGGCGCTGTTGCTGTGCGGCGCTGATCGCGCAGACCGGGTGATGATCGGCGGCAAATGGCGGGTGATCGATGGTCAGGTAGAAGGGCTGGATCTGAAGGGGTTGATTACAGAACATCTGCAGGCTGCTGCGGAATTGATCAGAGGTTAA